Within Desulfobacter sp., the genomic segment CTCGGCCCGATCCGTCTCAAGCTCGGCCCCGATGTTCTTGCCCACATCCACGTCGGCGATATCGATGGAAAGGATCTCATAGGCAGTGCCCGCATCCAGCCCCTTGGTCAGGACGGTCTTGGAAATGGTGTCCGGGTTTTCCAGCACCTCCTTGTGGGTGGTGGCAGAACCGATGGTGGTGACGATGCCTTCCCCCACCCGTGCCAGGATGGTTTCCTCGCCGGCGCCGCCCACCAGGCGGTCGATATTGGCCCGGACCGTCACCCTGGAAATGGCCTTGAGCTGGATGCCGTCCTTGGCCATGGCCGCCACAAGGGGCGTTTCAATCACCTTGGGGTTGACCGACATCTGAACCGCCTCCAACACATCCCGGCCGGCCAGGTCAATGGCGGCAGTACGGTTGAAAGACAGCTCTATATTGGCCTTGTCCGCCGCGATAAGGGCTTTTACCACCCGGGAGACATCCCCTCCGGCCAAAAAGTGAGATTCCAAACTGTCCGTGGGGATATTAATCCCCGCCTTTACGGCCATGATCTTTGACTCCACAATCAGCTTGGGCGGCACCTTTCTGAACCGCATGAAAATAATATTGAACAGCCCCACCTTGGCGCCGGAAACAAGGGCCTGGATCCACAGGCCGATGTAGGAAAATGCAAAATACACCAGAACCAGGCCGATAATGCCCGCGATGATGAACAAAATGTACATAAGCTGCATAAGTCACCTCTTTAATATTGAAATTTTTATTGGTCTTTTTCGTTTCGTTCTACCACAATCCTGTTACCGGTAACCTCTGCCACCCGTACCGGGACGCCTGCCTCAATGAACTCTCCGTCCGCCACCACATCCAGCCGGACATTGTCGATCAGGGCGGTACCCGCCGGCCGCAGGGCCGTCAGGGTGCGGCCGGTTTTATTTAAATGGGCGGCCAGATCCGGGGACTGGGACATCACCCCTTCATCTGCCGACAATTCCTTTTTAAGCGCCAGGGGCGACGCTGCCAGGATCTTCATCCCGGCCAGAAACACCAGGGGCAGCACCAGGATGTCGCATCCCATGAGAATATAAAAAGCGCCGGGGGAAATGGTTGTAAAGGCCAGGTACAGGGAATACCCAAGCACCCCCAGGGCAATCACCGTCAGCATCCCCATGGAGGGGATGAACACCTCGGCCACCACCACCAGTGCGCCGACGGCCTGCAATATAATTGGAAACAGCCAGGCTTTCATTATCCGTCCTCTTTTTCTAGATTAACCTGTTCTACAATAACCTGGTTCCGGGAGACCTCGGCCACCCGGACATGGGCACCCGGATCAATAAAATCGCCCCGGGTGATGGCATCGACTTTCCTTTCCGCTTCCCCGTCCCGGATGCGGATCTTGCCCGAAGGCCGCAACTGGGTGAGGGCCACCCCGGTATTGCCCGGGGATATGCCGGCAATTGCTTTGGAGTCAGCATGGGAATCCTGCAAAGTGGCGTCCAGATAGGGGCCTTTCACCACGGCTGAAAGCAGGGGCAGCACATAACGGATCATAGAAAAAGACACCGCCAGGGCGGCCAGGGCGGCACCCATCACCAGGCCGACATTTTTCACCATAAGCCGCCCCTCCCATGGCAGGGTGGGGTCGGGCAGCACAAACCCCTGAAAAGAGAGGACCAGGCCCACGGCAATGACCAGAATGGCAGTGATCCCTGCAATGCCGAATCCGGGCAGGACAAATACCTCCACCCCCAGAAGGAGAAAGCCGATGAGGAAAATCAGCAGCTCGGTATAATCCGCCAGGCCCGCCATATACTGGTTAAAAAATACCATGCCCAGGCAAAGGATACCGATGATGCCGGGCAGCCCGAATCCCGGGGCCTTGATTTCCGTGTACAGGGCACCGATGCCGATGATCATGAGGATGGGCAGAAAGGGCTGCATGGCCCGGACCAGGTCCTCGGACCAGGTTTCGGCAACCTCGGTTTTTCCATACGCCCCGTAACCCAGAAAATCCATGGCCTCATCAATATTTTGTACGCTCTGCCGCGAAAACCCAAGGGTCAGGGCCTCTTTATCATCCATGGTCAGCAGTTCGCCGGCCTTTACAATGGTTTTCTTCCGGGTGACGCTTTTCTTCTCTGCATCGGTGAGATCCCCGTAGGCGGTCTTGTCCATATACCGGGTTTCACCCGCCAGATCCACCCGGTAGACCTCCATGGACTTGGTCACCATGGCCTCGGCCAGCACCTCGGGGTAGCCGTTCCGTTTGGCCAGGGTCCGGAACTGTGCCCTGAGAACGGTTTGTGTCTTCTCACCGGCCTCTTTATGGCCGTCCCCGGTCTGAATAATGGGGGCGCAGTCCCCGATCAGGGTATTCTCCTTCATGATCAGGGTGCCGGCGGACAGGGCAATGAGGGCGCCGGCGGAGATGGCTTTTTTTTCCACATAGGCCACGGTCCTCTCCTTTGGGACGCCGGACAGGGCCTCCACAATCTCAAAGGCGGCATCCACCCGTCCGCCGAAGGTGTCCAGCTTAAAGACCAGCACAGCGGTCTTGTCTTCTTCAACGGATTTCAATGCCCGCCGGATATAGGCGGCCATTCCCGGCTCAACCGTCCCGGAGACCGGTATGATGTACAGGTGCGGAGAAGGTGGCGCTGCCGCCGGCCCGGAGAAAAATCCGGAAAGGAAAAACGCCAGGCAGATCAATACAAGAATTTTTTTTATGGAAACCATCATGTCCCTTATCATTTCCTAAAAAAGAAAGAATACTTTAGGCATTATACCACGATTGTTAGGAATTCAACCCCAATAATGCCCTATATTTTTACGATACCAGGCCGCCCCGCTGAATCCGGTTGCATTTTTAGGCAAAAAAAGCTAATTTTTACCAGCTGATTTTCAGCCTTGTTAATATTATTTTGCCCAAGGATTTCTCAACCCGACATCCGTAATTTTTAAGGACATAATTCTTATGCAGCCCGGCACCGGAAAGCCCTTCACCGGCAATCAAAC encodes:
- a CDS encoding serine protease; the protein is MKAWLFPIILQAVGALVVVAEVFIPSMGMLTVIALGVLGYSLYLAFTTISPGAFYILMGCDILVLPLVFLAGMKILAASPLALKKELSADEGVMSQSPDLAAHLNKTGRTLTALRPAGTALIDNVRLDVVADGEFIEAGVPVRVAEVTGNRIVVERNEKDQ
- the floA gene encoding flotillin-like protein FloA (flotillin-like protein involved in membrane lipid rafts) yields the protein MQLMYILFIIAGIIGLVLVYFAFSYIGLWIQALVSGAKVGLFNIIFMRFRKVPPKLIVESKIMAVKAGINIPTDSLESHFLAGGDVSRVVKALIAADKANIELSFNRTAAIDLAGRDVLEAVQMSVNPKVIETPLVAAMAKDGIQLKAISRVTVRANIDRLVGGAGEETILARVGEGIVTTIGSATTHKEVLENPDTISKTVLTKGLDAGTAYEILSIDIADVDVGKNIGAELETDRAEADKKIAQAKAEEKRAMAFAQEQEMKARVQEMRAKVVEAESKVPLAMADAFRSGNLGIMDYYKMQNISADTKMRDKIATPESSGPEPQK
- a CDS encoding serine protease; this encodes MVSIKKILVLICLAFFLSGFFSGPAAAPPSPHLYIIPVSGTVEPGMAAYIRRALKSVEEDKTAVLVFKLDTFGGRVDAAFEIVEALSGVPKERTVAYVEKKAISAGALIALSAGTLIMKENTLIGDCAPIIQTGDGHKEAGEKTQTVLRAQFRTLAKRNGYPEVLAEAMVTKSMEVYRVDLAGETRYMDKTAYGDLTDAEKKSVTRKKTIVKAGELLTMDDKEALTLGFSRQSVQNIDEAMDFLGYGAYGKTEVAETWSEDLVRAMQPFLPILMIIGIGALYTEIKAPGFGLPGIIGILCLGMVFFNQYMAGLADYTELLIFLIGFLLLGVEVFVLPGFGIAGITAILVIAVGLVLSFQGFVLPDPTLPWEGRLMVKNVGLVMGAALAALAVSFSMIRYVLPLLSAVVKGPYLDATLQDSHADSKAIAGISPGNTGVALTQLRPSGKIRIRDGEAERKVDAITRGDFIDPGAHVRVAEVSRNQVIVEQVNLEKEDG